From the Thermosynechococcus sp. genome, the window CATCATTCCCGCCATAGAAGCCGGCACTGGAACGGGATTTGCCAATGGCGTCCAACTCATCAATAAAGACAATACAGGGGGCCTGCTTTTTCGCCTGCTCAAAGAGATCCCGAACGCGGGCAGAGCCGACGCCCACAAATAGCTCGACAAACTCCGAACCGGAAATGGAGAAGAAGGGCACATTAGCTTCGCCAGCAACAGCCTTGGCCAGCAGGGTTTTGCCAGTTCCCGGCGGCCCCACCAGCAGCACCCCCTTGGGAATGCGGGCCCCAATTTGGATATAGCGTTGGGGATTTTTTAAGAAATCCACAATTTCCACCAGTTCTGCTTTGGCTTCCTCAACGCCGGCCACATCCTCAAAGCGAATGCCAGTGTTTGCCCCCTCCACATAGACCTTGGCCCGACTTTTACTGATGGAGAGGACCCCCTGGGGGCCACCGCCCGCTTGACGACTGGCAAAGAACTGGAAAATGAGCACAAAAACAATCGGCGGAATGACCCAGCCCAAGACATTCAACAACCAACTATTGCGGGGGGGCGGGGCGGCCGCAAATTCCACTCCCTTTTCCTCGAGGCGCTTGGGTAACTCAAGATCAAAGATTGGAGTGGTTGCCAACACTTGGGGCGGTTTATTCCCTTGGGGCTTCAGTTGATAGAGAATCTCATTTTGGCCGAGATAGACGCGGGCCACTTCCCCCTCTTGCACCTGATGGATAAACATACTGTAGGGAACCTGGGGCGGGCGCGGTGCAAAGAGTTGGGGAAAGAAGAGGTTCAGGAGCAAAAACCCCAAACCGAGGAAGAGTAAGACATTGCCAATCCAACGATTGCGCGGGACTTCGGGCGAGTTCTTGATGGCCATGGGTCGCTTCCCCAGAGTTCACCTAGGGATTATGGTGACACTTGCAGGGGACCTAGGGCAAGGGCGAAACTTTTAACATTTATTGCCTGGGAGTCCGCGAGCGCCCTAGAAATAGCCAATAGCAGCGGCGTTTGCAGTGGATCTGCTTTGGTAAAATATCAATAGAATTCCTATTCTTGGCATCCTAAAATGACTGATTTAAGTACCCTTAAACGCGATTTTTCCCTGTTGCGCGATCGCCTGGGTCAGACCCAGGACTATCTTTGACCCAGCGGCACTGAAAGCCAAGATTCATGACCTTGAGCACACCGCCGCTCAGCCAGATCTCTGGAATGATCAGGCCACAGCCCAAGCCACGCTGCAACAACTCACTGAAGCCAAGGATACCCTCAGCCAGCTCCAACAGTGGCAAAAAACAATTGAACACGTGGAAACAGCCCTGGAACTGCTGGAGTTAGAACCGGATGAAGGGTTGGTGACAGAGGCAACCACGCTACTTAGGGAGTTAGACACCCAGTTAAGTCGTTGGGAACTGGAACAACTCCTCAGTGGTCCCTACGACAAAAACAACGCCATTCTCACGATCAATGCTGGGGCGGGCGGTACCGATGCCCAGGATTGGGCAGAAATGTTGCTGCGGATGTACACCCGCTGGGCGGAGCGCCACGGTTACCAAACCCATCTGGCAGAACTTTCAGAAGGGGACGAGGCGGGCATTAAGTCGGCAACCTTGGAAATTCGCGGTCGCTACGCCTATGGCTATCTGCGTTCTGAAAAGGGGACCCATCGGCTGGTGCGCATTTCTCCCTTCAATGCCAATGGCAAACGGCAAACGAGCTTCGCTGGCGTGGATGTGATGCCCGAACTGGATCAATCCGTTACGGTTGAGATTCCCGAAAGCGATTTAGAAATTACCA encodes:
- the prfB gene encoding peptide chain release factor 2 (programmed frameshift), with the protein product MTDLSTLKRDFSLLRDRLGQTQDYLDPAALKAKIHDLEHTAAQPDLWNDQATAQATLQQLTEAKDTLSQLQQWQKTIEHVETALELLELEPDEGLVTEATTLLRELDTQLSRWELEQLLSGPYDKNNAILTINAGAGGTDAQDWAEMLLRMYTRWAERHGYQTHLAELSEGDEAGIKSATLEIRGRYAYGYLRSEKGTHRLVRISPFNANGKRQTSFAGVDVMPELDQSVTVEIPESDLEITTSRSGGKGGQNVNKVETAVRIVHKPTGLAVRCTQERSQLQNKEKALAILKAKLLVIAQEQKAKEIADIRGDAVEAAWGNQIRNYVFHPYQLVKDLRTEVETTAIQEVMDGDLDPFIQAYLRQQTAEAS